In Cicer arietinum cultivar CDC Frontier isolate Library 1 chromosome 7, Cicar.CDCFrontier_v2.0, whole genome shotgun sequence, the genomic window CTCGTTGACATCTTACTACCATTCAGAAGCGTTTTCTAATATTTAAATGCTACCGTATAAGTCAGAccttttttatcatttttttttatgcataatgtttatatgagattttttaatttaattttagataatattttaattttttttatttttttattttgtcctttattaactttaattacaaaaatttaaaaatataaagaataaaaatataaatttatttaaagatttgaattataaatttgatgaaatttacattatatttttataaaaaaaaaaggatagcattgttaacattttaaaatataaaagatcaaattatttatttaaaattaaataaaagatctaattacaaagaaaaaatatataaataactgaaatgttatctgaaattaaattaagggaccgtatgaacaattattttattttataaatatttatattgttttttctcTCTTGACTACCATCTCATTCATTCTATAAATTGAAACGCTCACTCACTTATTGCATTGCAGTTCAAAAATATAGTAAAGGTACACAAAGAGGGGAAGTGAGCGTGAGCAAAACAAAAGCCAACAACTTTCTTCATCCAACGCCTACAGATCTAGTAGGTATAATTTATCTGATCTCTCCATCGTTTATATATATGTGATCTAAATGGATGTCCATTTTTATacatgatatttattattattattattatttatgaaaaaaaaagttttatacatGATattcattttgttgatttttaaaatgaattttaggaTGTGGATCATTGGTTTGTTTCACCCTCTAACTAATGTATAGCTTCCTTTCACTTCTCAATGTTTGAGAATGTTTGTAATATCGATTCTCACCTTCAAAAGTAGATTTTGAAGAAATAATcaatgtcaaatatttttttaatttttttctcaaaataactAATTTGTGTGATTTACTAGtagataaaatttaaagaaacaatAGACACATAATCTATTGGAGGATTGGTCAAATCTaattatttcaatataaattttttttagtactTTATGTTCTATGCATtttggtattttgtttttttatttgcaaAACTTAAAATTACGAGTATATACTACTTTGTTTTGTTTATGTAAATatctgttatatatatatatatatgtatgtatatatttcTTACTCAATTACAAGAAGTTTatgcaattttaaaataaatgaaaagaaatgtATTAATAGggttaaaattatttacttagtttaattttgaaatctatttttgtttattgttaTTGTGTTAATAGGGGTAAaaattgaattgtatttatcttatgttaaattattaatattaaaataatacataGAAAAAAGTGGGCCCAGAGCcttgataaaaaaaagaacaatataatattaaaatttaatttatatattatgttaaatcattaataatatttaacttttatgatCACTATAATatgctttaaaatatttttaaccacaaattaaattcataaatccAAAATCCTCGTGTCTCTCTTTTCGCACAACTTTTGTTTCCCTTTCTTCTAATTcctctttttctctctctccaTCATGTCTCCATATTCTTTATCCTCGCAGTGATTAGTAAAGAAAGAgaaatttgtatttgatttattatttcattttatatgtgctaatttattttgttattttgagaAAACAATCACATCGGTATAACATAAATATCATGATTTGAACTCAAGATTTCATGGAGATCAATTTACAAAGATGgcaaatgaaattaataagTGACTTTTAGAGTTTTGAAGTGATCGTTAAATCACCGAGTGTATACATGTTTAATCGCAAAAAATTGAAGCGATCAACTCTTAATGTTATAATTGCAAAATTTTGATATTGTCAAGTTAGGTCAATTAACTTTTACTGGACATATgatagaattttttattttttattttttgagtttaTTCGTGGACTTTTAAGTTATAAACTTATATTAGAATCCTAATTTATTCTAACTCTCTTATCTTTGATAATGTATTGGAACGAGTTTGGCCACATAAATAGTGctagtatataattttaaataatatataatgttattgaatatttttgttcACTATCGGGCAGGTTCATCAACTCTTTAGGAAACTCAACTACAATGAACCGCCAAGGTgtgatttataattgttatattttattctcaTTCATTGTATTTTCGATTTTGTCCTATATATTTATTGCACTATTGAAGTATATATACATTGATGTCGATCTTTAGGGAGAAATGAGAGAATCTACAACAGAAGGGAAATCATTGATGAAAATGAAACTATCATCCCACCTATGTCAGTTGGAGCAGCACCAACACAGCACTCTTTTTCAACCTCAAGTTTGGTGAGTTCTAGAAGAGTAGGAGAAATTTCCAGCATTGCCAACAATCATTTAAGAGTGAATAATGATGATGTTTCTCTCTCTGAGTCATATGGATTTGTTGTTCCATATATGTATGATGCTCAAACTCATAGGAGACGTTGTATTGATCTaccaaataataatttatactcaAGAAATGTAAGGAACATAAATATGAATTTGTCCTCAAATACTGTAGTTGAGAGTGGAAGCGTGTCTTCAACTATGAATGCAATACATAGTAGAGAATATTCTACAGACTTTGTGTTGGATCAAGATGTTCATGTGCATTTACCATTAAAAAGAACATCCACCATGAGAGAATTTGGTGAAGGTTCAAGCTCAAGTGGTCAAGCTAGACCTACTAGAGGGGAACATATTGGTCAAAGTTTCTCACAACAACCAATGACAACTCAACATGTTCAAGGAATTAACTCCATATATGCACCAAATATGATCAATCATTATCATTTCCAAACCCTAAACAACATGTCACCTTTACTTGGAAGGGGAATCCCCTACCTTGGAAGTCTTCCAATTCATCCTCAACAAAATGTTTTTAGTTTTGGTAATATTCATCAACCAAATGCTATTGAATGGACCCCTCAAATCAATCTCCATCAACAAGAACATCATCATGGTACTCAAACAATTATGTCCCCTCTTGTTCCATCAACTACAAGTTCTATATTAGAGAATCTACAACGTTCAATCGCAACAACTCCTATGATTCAAGTTGGTGGTGGCAATGCTGAACAACAACCCCTTCTTCAACAAACTCTTGATACTGAACTGATGAGACAAATGGCTATTGAATGGGACCCTCAAGTCAATCTCCATCAACAAGAATATCATCCTAGTACTCAAACAACGTTGTCACCTCATGTTCCATTTACTACAAGCTCTATAATAGAGAATCTACAACGTTCAATCGTGACAAGTGATGATATGATTCAAGTTGGTGGAAATGTTGAACAACAACCACTCTTTAACCAAACTCTTGATCCTCAACTGATGAGAGAAGTGACACAAACTCAGGTACGTATAAAATCAAATGCTTACCTTGTCATTCTATACTTTAATTAACTTCATGTGAGTTCATTTATTGTTAACACATATTTTGAATAATGTTAGATAATTTAGGCATGTGTACTTATTGTGGGGATATGTTTTTCACATGCCCGATGTGTTGGAACTTATATTAAAGTACAATCTAGCTTGTTTCACTTaattaagaagaaaatatttactttgtgaaaattCTTTATAGCTTTTAAACCATTTGATTGATAGCAAATATACTAATTGATTGTTGCTAGGATGTATTCTAATTAAAGTATGAGATCAATAGgtgcaaaatattttaaaaaaaaatgaattttatcttGTATAATTACATATAAAGTGGGATATAatgttgaataaaaataaatgataattatATATGTGAGATGTAATAATTTAGTTCTTCATGCAAATTGGTATTGTTTGTAGTGAAGAGATATAgagtttgaatatattttattattagttgAAGATAGGATTATATTTCCTATTTTTGTATTTGGGTTcatcaattttgaatttaaattcacGTAATGATTTGCAGCAGTTTCATCTaatgaccaaaaataaaattatattttttattgacaaaaattgatttttttttttatcaaaataaatttaaagtgaaAAGATGATGTATGAGTACTTTAacgttattttattaaatattatatattaatttttatctatAGCATTTTCAAACTCTGACGGAACATTTAACCTCTAGTCAACTTTTAAGactgtgtatatatttttttcataattttttgttCATGTTAATATtccttcttttttgtttttaggtTGCATGTTAATATTTCTTTGCCAATGCATATGTActtgttataataataatcgAATTAATTTAAGGGATACATTGACTATTTACAATTTGCAAACGTGTCTTACCAGGACGATGCTACGATCCTTAACGCCGAAGTTCTGTTTCAAATCTTTGAGGTACATAATCATGGACGAAATGAGATGTTTAACATGATGTATATTTCATGTAGTAAAGTAACTCATGTTTTCTACCCAAAAAAAGTAACTCATGCTTGACTTTTTCTCAcaatctctctatttttatctttagtcactaaactttttttttttttacaacaaaggTAATCTTTAGACTTTCATAAACTTTTCTTTGAAGGAAGCATTGCCATTATACTTATTTTCTTATACTAAAACCAATAACTCCATGGAAAACTTAAATGTAAATAAGAGTAATTGTTTAAATGGAAAACTCCATGGAAAATAGACGCCaacattttgataaaataatttttatatatatttttatcttttgattggttgtctttttaaatattatgcTTTGGACAAATTACTTAATTTGAGCTTTAATTTTACTACAAATAAGGATATGTACCGGCAGTGGAGACAAAGTCAAAACGAACAAGGGCTTACTGAGGATGAAATAATAAACAACATTATCCATGAAAAGTTTGAGGTCACAATTGAAGGAGATTTGGAAAATAAAGAAGCGTGTTGCATTTGTCGGGTAAGAGCAactatatatgttttaattataatttgagaGTGACCTAATAAGGATTTTTGGTTTGGTGATGATAATAGATAatagtttgtttttttatatcatCTCAAATGTTGTGTTAACCAtatactatttcaaaaatttactATTGTACCATTCAATTTGATGGTTATATATGACATGTTTACAAGAGTGTTAtatgttttatgttttgttataacaaattttttctATGTTCAGGACCGATTTATAAATGGAGAAGAGATTGGAAAGTTGGATTGTGGACACATTTTTCACATGGATTGCATCAAACTGTGGCTAGCGAGAAAAAATTTATGCCCCCTTTGCAAACGTAGGGGTTTAGTTTTTTATTGAAGAAATAATTTATGGTTGAGTACTTCATGAATATTCTCTTGAATTTctgcattttttgtttttttaattaaatatggaTGTCTTTAAATGTCATTGTGACATGGATGACATGAGAAAAAATGACATACATTGCTCCTCCAAAAATGGTTTGATCTAGttattatgatatatatatatatatatatatcaacttGGAGGtttatcaaattatcattaGTCTAAAATAATAATACCTGAGACCTTATAGTTATATAacattgttttgttttgatgattACTTCAAAATTATTTCTGATTAGCTAGATTGATTGGGTTATAAGCTATATATACGGCTAAACGTTTTTTTGTTCTCACAAAAAGATCACACACCACGACAGAGTATAAGTAtgtataaagtaaaattatttttcatttgttaacAATTACAATAAACTatgttgtatttttaaaaaagtataaacaataaaatatttttaaagaaactattcaaagtttttaaaattaaaaaaaaaattatttatttggcaaaaaaattaaataaatgaaaaccattttttatcaaaatacttTTTCCAAAAggatatcttaaaataaatcaaagaatctattaaaaatatatttgaatgaaAATCAATAAATGCCATTGTATTAAAAACTAGAAGATTGTAAATAAATACTCTCTTAATCCCATTATAATAGTTAGTTTGATGTATTTCCCCATAGATTAAGAAATGAATAAATGGATGAGAGtgatatttttatcaactaaaaaaatgatatatattaatttaaattgaaataaattacattaatagaaaacaatatatttcaaaattattaattaaagaaatgaTGAATTTGTGAATAAAATTACAATACTCAAATTACTAACACAAAATGTCCACAAAGCTTATAACTATAACAAAATCGAAGTGTATGAAACTAAAGAAATATTGTAAATTGAGATCGTCAAAGTCGTTGATTAAATCTTTGTTAGATCGAAATCAATTTGTCAAACTAAACCATACAAGTACTATAATAAGATAGAAAGTTAAATACTAAGACGACGAACAACACAACGTTACGTTCAGATGacaaaattatgaataaaatgttaaataaaactaaatagatgtgaaaaatacatatttaaataaaagaaaaagaaaacaaaataagttaGATAGGTGATTTTATGTAAATAACTTCTAATTAAATGAactctaataattaaaaataaaaaaaagtaaaattttattaaaaattattataatcaataaaaatatgaatctaACATCAAATTCCAAGTAATGTGAATTTTATGTGCActgaaacaatttaatatttacaaatttgttCAGCAATATATCACTATATATTTTGATACTTGCATGGGTCCTCGGAAAtcgaaaattaatatattaaatagtaCCTAAATAGTGAGATGTTCTccgaaaagaaaaagaaatagtgAAATCTAATTAAATGGTTGTTTACAACTTTTTGTACATACTAATTAAACTCAGTAGACTTTCCGTTGAATTACTGCTGCCGGAAACTAGTcgcccttattattttctcttttttttcttctccttcatcTCCGATGAGTGActattagttaatttttaatttgaaattactttttaaaatatgaagtttttgtttttatcttaatatgatattattttattcttcgTTTTAATGcagtattattttaatttttgaattattgcAACATTCATTtggtttaataaattaattttaattcaaaataaattcaatcaataatttttgatgtatttaatattatatattcagAGAGATAAGTATTTCTAactcattaattttattatatttataaattttatattatttatgttttatttataaatattttgtcattttattctTCTAATGtatgtattattaatttgttaacaaatttattatttattattttaatgactttgaaattaatattattgatgtattttatttatttgaataaatgaatgtcttttttaattaaaaaaattagagttttcCTCAAATgtcatataattaaaataaatgaattattatcTCTTTATATTACTTGTACAAATTGTTTACTTGTTCTTTGTTGTTTTGGGTGAGTGCCTTATTTCACCTATCACTTATCCACAGTCTCCTTTCACATAGGAAAGGCAACCGAACAACCGAACGAGCCAGGGGCGGATTTTTCATTTCCATCTTCAGTGTCTGATTAATCAAAAAACACTTGTACcatctctttttttaatttaaatttaggtTTTCGTTTCCGCTCACGACAGAGGATGGATTTCTACGCATCAACCATGTACACATTGATGtatgttaaataataaatttaaattttattagagagaaaattaaaatttaaaatatatagtttttaaatctTAGTTTAACTgtcaaatatcaatattaaGGTTGAACGGCTTGTGTCAGATATGAATTTAGGACCTTACAATTATGTTAGTTAATTATGGTCAAATCTATCACCTCTTTTAAGatagaaaaaaataacatatataaaaaatattaaataaaatgattaagtacatataaatataaatttttaaaataataataacaagtTGGACGAATGTAGGACAAATATCAACACTTTCAAAGGCGCATCCGTCCCcgagttttgaatttttaaaaaaacctcATCACATCTAGTCAAAGTGGGTTTTCTCCGTCAAAGTTGAAAACGATTAAGAtatgttagaaaaaaaaatagatacatAGAAATTAAAGGGAACACAATCACCACACAAGAGTATAACGTAGAAACTCCAAAACCGAAAACAGAAAACTACGATCATTGTTAAATGACAACTAGAAAATAACactgtaaaatattttacaacaaGTACACCTACACTTTCCAAatcaaaaatcttaaatatattttataatattctaacacaAGAGTATAAAAGAAAAGAAGTAGATACAAACTTAAATGTTTCTAACTAGTGCATCTTGTAACGAACAACTAGAGTTCATGTACATAATCTTAGTCTCCATATTCCTTTATAAAACTAAGTAACGTGGGACTATTGCAAGATTCTAGGATTTCAAGCAAACCCAACATTCTTCACCTTGATTAAAATGAATGCATCTCCAACTTCCATTGTCTACACCAACAATCATAATTCAGAAGAATTATCATACTCtaccataaaaaatatatttcacttGACACTAAATCACTCAGAATTTTCACTTGAAGCCAAACCACTTCAAGAATTTCCACTTGAAGCTAAACCACTTCAAGAATTTCCACTTTAAGTTAAACCACTCCAAGAATTTCTTCTACATGCTGAAAATTTATGGTGCAACTTCCTTATTTAGTTTTCTCATAAGTTATTTAGCAATCGACATAATCGCACAACATACTTTGCGTCAATGTCAACCAATGTCCATTATAAAATACTTTGTGTAATCTGATGACAATAACACATCCTCAACTTGAATTTTACACAAGGGAAAATTGATTCTTCTACCAAATTTTTCCATGCCAAATTTCACAACGAAACTTGACATGTTCTAACCATGCACCGAGTGATTCTCAATAAAGACATGTAAGTTACAAATGACAACTTAAAAACAAAGTCTTTTCTATCCAGAACATTTCCAAACAACATTTTTCCAGTATCATCCTTCTTTACTTGCAACCATTGATCTAAACTTCTTAAACTGTTCCAAAAGCTATGATACTAGATGTTGGTAAGTCTAAGGGTAAGGGGCAACGACTAAGCAAATGCTCCAAGACCACATAAGAGATTTTGATATGACATGCTTATCCAAAACtttaagatattaaatatataagtcacctcttttatatatatatatatatatatatatatatatatttgttttgttttacctacaatttaattttctaagtatttttttatataatttttcataattaaatttcgattaaataagtttttagtctctataaaaaaatttagttttattttagtccttaaaaaaaaagttcttTAACTTTAGTCTTAAAAAAactttctaattttatttttggtctcTGCATTTAAGTCAATTCATGTCCAAAGGAAGTGACAATGAAGGGGCCTCTATATCTCTCAATCTTACACATGTCACTCTTCTCTCATACAGATTTCCAATAGAAGCATGAAAAGTATCTCTTTTTTTGTCATGTTAGTACGATCTTTTCATATCAAAATTCATTTTGTTATATAGTTATTTATGGAAGCAATATAGGGGAGACGACAAGCCACCATATATAGAACTTCGGCTCAAGCGGAGAATACAATGTTGATATGATACCATAGTTCATGACATGTAGATCAATAGAATCTTTCATATCAGTATTTGTATTTGCTGATGAAGTATTGAAATATTTATGCAATGCACGTTTTAAGTCTATATTGTTGGTTCCTTACtctagtttttttctttttgaaatatacattttaaattttagcaAGACAACAAACATGTGTGTAAATGTGTACACAAGGTTCTGTTTCTTTCTATTTGAGCATACAACTATTTTGTAAAACACTTTTATGTGAAAAAAACATTGCCATTTGATTCAGGTTCTCTTTCATGCATTATATGGCCTTTACTTTTGcttttttcttgaattttccATCATTTGAACTATACTTTTTTTCTTATGTTCTTTATTTCAATTCATTTGTTGGTAAAAACCAACTTTTAATCTGTTTTATGGTAGTTTATGATGGCAAATGTAGCTTTGGTTCGTGTGTTCATCCACACAGATGTTACAAAGTATTTGAACTTTAAAGCTGTAGATGGAAGCTTTGTGTATAATAAGGGAAATGTGTATAATAAGGAAAAGGTATGCACCATATTTTTATCTACAACAATTCATACAACTTTACAGATGTTCGgaagatattttatattgttttcaCTAGAAACTAAAAACCTCCAACAAAAACCTCTCAAAAACAAAACCGTATGAtgatatctattttattttgttttttctataaattaattttctaagtattttcttatttagttgttaaattttcaaaattaaaatttgaattaaataagtttttattctttataaattttttattttattttagtctaaatttttttatagtttcgTTTTTGGTTTGTACAATCAAGTCAAATCATgtgcattttttaaattttagaaatattttttacaattatatttaagacattattaagtatatctcttaccaaaatttatattatatttaattcatcgattcttaaaaaatttcaaaaagattGTGAGGGAAACTCCTATAAAATTCTAAACATGCatgattcaaaaatttaaatgataaatacGAGTTGACTTAAAAGCAAAGACAAAAATAGAATTTGTAAAATTTTTTGGTGATCAaaattgaagaatttttttatatcaactaaaaataaaactttgaaattttataaagactaaaaatttatttaattaaaatgcatttttggtCCCTTAATGTTATTCAAATTTAACTTTTAGCcctctattttttaaattgaattttgatcCATATATTTTACTAGTTTTGGGATTTACCTTATCtcttaatttttatgatgtgtCGTTCTCATTAACGACATGTCATTTAAGTGACATTTCTAAGATAGACAATCTTGAGGCTTCATGAGTAGGGATGACAAAAGAATCTACACTTGTAGATAAAATTTGCGACAGATACGAGACAAATAATTTAACGGATATGTAcctgtaaataaaaataattgataattcGATTATCCATCAATTAATGGGAAGAGGACGCAGATAACAAAGTATTTGTGCCCGGAGAGATATGTACccacaataaatatatataattaccttcatatttatatttagtttaaatacaaaacgataaaaatatttttcaatctcAAATTCACAATACAAATTGTATCTCTCACATCCACTTtcataaattaacaaataaattataagataaATTCGTaacaaaatgaatatttttcttatatgtattaaaaaaattgtattcaaaaagtttattttgaggaaaatttaatttttaattttataaaaaatatttaattaatttactaaatATGAGTAGGTATCCATTAGTATACGTAAAAAGAtgatatttgaaagaaaaaaaaaacaaaaaaaatcacgGATAGATACAAGCATGGGTGGTATTCTCGTAGAAGGTAGTGGTGGACTAGTGGGAGTCAACATGAATTTTCTAGCAAGGTGCTCATTGCGTGGGATTTTGTTAAAGTTGCTTTGCATGTTTTACGGACTCTAATAAGTGATGATCTTCTTCTTAGAAA contains:
- the LOC113787803 gene encoding uncharacterized protein codes for the protein MNRQGRNERIYNRREIIDENETIIPPMSVGAAPTQHSFSTSSLVSSRRVGEISSIANNHLRVNNDDVSLSESYGFVVPYMYDAQTHRRRCIDLPNNNLYSRNVRNINMNLSSNTVVESGSVSSTMNAIHSREYSTDFVLDQDVHVHLPLKRTSTMREFGEGSSSSGQARPTRGEHIGQSFSQQPMTTQHVQGINSIYAPNMINHYHFQTLNNMSPLLGRGIPYLGSLPIHPQQNVFSFGNIHQPNAIEWTPQINLHQQEHHHGTQTIMSPLVPSTTSSILENLQRSIATTPMIQVGGGNAEQQPLLQQTLDTELMRQMAIEWDPQVNLHQQEYHPSTQTTLSPHVPFTTSSIIENLQRSIVTSDDMIQVGGNVEQQPLFNQTLDPQLMREVTQTQVAC